GTGGGTCTTTTTGATGCGAACGAGATGGACGGCGGATCGGCTCTTATTCATAACACAATTGTTACACATAAAATAAATATGTCAATAGAATGATAAATATATTTATGCCTACATTTTTGAGCGAAAAAATCAATTTCTCGTTTTCGTGTCGACATTTATGTATTTTGGAGGCTGGAAGTTTAGTCTAAAGCATTGGCTTTACATGCTTTCCTTTTGTGTGCGCATTTCTCCTCCTGGGAAAGAGGTTCGGAACAATCCGGATCGGAACACGAGGCTGGCGACGCTTGGCAGACTGATATTCGCGGATCAACGATCACCGCATGTCAAAGTTTTTCGTCGTGGAGGGCCTCTCTCTAAATCCGAGCGTCATCCCCAGAAAGGGATGGCTCATAGGGTTACCGGGGATCCTCCGGCGGCGGCTCGTATTCCGGTCCCGATTGTTCTGTTCCTCTCCTTTCCTCCGTCCTCTTCTTCCTGAACTGGTCACTGGTCTATTCCGCCCTCTTTGGTCAAATCCAGATACTTTTGGACTGTCGGGCGCGAGATCCCGAGCCGCTTGGCAATGCCCCGGTTCGAGCATTGATCCTGATAGTGCAATTTCAAGACATCGATGACGAGATTCATGGAAATCCTCTCCATTACCATACTGACCGCTCCTCCTGTTGGATAAAAACTCCGAGAAGCTTCAGGATAGCGGGTCATAGGACCGATTGGACGAGGGGTCCCGAAGGGTCGGAGAAGGGTGGCAACTTTGGCCGAAATCGGGGGCTGTTCAGACTTGGGAGGGGGTGGTGGCAATCTTGCCCGGAATCAGACCCTGTTCAGACTCAGGACAGGGTGGCAAGTTTGATCGGAATCAGGGGTGGAAAAAATTCCCCTTGGGGGTGGCAATTTTGGCCGGAACAGGTGGCAACCTTGGACAGGAATACGCACCAGGACCGGATTCGTTTTTTCTCCTGGGGGTATCCTTTTTTGTATTTTGAAACTTCTTCTTCATACCGGCTCAAAGCCTCGGATAATGTCGTGCTCTCGGCTTCTTTCCGTGAAACGAAAATGTCCCGATCTATTTCCGACTCGATCTCCCCGCCTATTTTTCTGCGTCCTCGCGTTTGTCAAACGAGTGCATTTGAATCGGATAACCTTTTCTTCGGATCTTGACTTCCCAAACTGTAGAGTCTGCCAGTTTGCGTTTGTAAAAACTCGCCATTTTCGTTCTCTCAAAGTTTTGCGTGAGTGTCGGAAATATTCCTAGGAATTATTTTAGCACAGGAGGGGGAGGAGTAATTTTTGGCTGTATTACTTGGTGCTCGGAGGGGGAATCGA
The sequence above is drawn from the Leptospirillum ferriphilum ML-04 genome and encodes:
- a CDS encoding helix-turn-helix domain-containing protein, which translates into the protein MNLVIDVLKLHYQDQCSNRGIAKRLGISRPTVQKYLDLTKEGGIDQ